A window from Musa acuminata AAA Group cultivar baxijiao chromosome BXJ3-10, Cavendish_Baxijiao_AAA, whole genome shotgun sequence encodes these proteins:
- the LOC135650967 gene encoding transcription factor MYB20-like — protein MGRQPCCDKVGLKKGPWTAEEDKRLINFILTNGQCCWRAVPKLAGLLRCGKSCRLRWTNYLRPDLKRGLLSEAEEKLVIELHSKLGNRWSKIASHLPGRTDNEIKNHWNTHIKKKLRRMGIDPLTHEPLIPSANDLLHQEQQQVGASADRREGNDKVSEEQGEEENITSTVDDAFCTDEVPMIQPHEMIVPCASTPSASFSISSSSSSSSSSSSSSSSSCSSSCSSVKAQEIQPPCMEWPESVCLWGLDELNGWDFNYAQGDEQLGLDLFTQWQRTALDQETWKFELF, from the exons ATGGGGAGGCAGCCATGCTGTGATAAGGTGGGGTTGAAGAAGGGACCATGGACAGCAGAGGAGGACAAGCGGCTGATCAACTTCATCCTCACCAATGGCCAATGCTGCTGGAGGGCTGTGCCTAAGCTTGCAG GACTTCTGAGGTGCGGAAAGAGTTGCAGGCTAAGATGGACAAACTACCTCAGGCCTGACCTGAAGAGGGGATTGCTGTCGGAAGCCGAGGAGAAGTTGGTCATTGAGCTCCATTCTAAGCTGGGAAACAG GTGGTCTAAGATCGCATCCCATCTCCCTGGTAGAACGGATAATGAGATCAAGAACCACTGGAACACCCACATCAAGAAGAAGCTAAGGCGGATGGGGATCGACCCCCTCACCCACGAGCCCCTCATCCCTTCGGCTAATGATCTCCTCCACCAGGAGCAGCAACAAGTGGGTGCCTCGGCTGACAGGAGGGAGGGAAACGACAAGGTATCAGAAGAGCAAGGTGAAGAAGAGAACATCACAAGCACAGTTGACGATGCCTTTTGTACTGATGAGGTGCCCATGATCCAGCCCCATGAGATGATCGTCCCATGTGCTTCCACCCCCTCTGCCTCATTTTCcatttcttcatcatcatcatcatcatcatcatcatcatcatcatcatcatcatcatgctctTCTTCCTGCTCCTCGGTGAAGGCTCAGGAGATCCAGCCGCCGTGCATGGAGTGGCCGGAATCAGTGTGTCTTTGGGGTTTGGATGAACTGAACGGATGGGACTTCAACTATGCTCAAGGGGATGAACAATTAGGCCTTGATCTTTTCACCCAGTGGCAAAGAACTGCTCTGGATCAAGAAACCTGGAAATTTGAGCTTTTCTGA